The genomic region AGTGCCTCTAAATACGAGTTTACCTGTAATACTTTCATCCCAACTTTTTCTGGGGTAACTTGCATCTGAGTTTTATTTTCCTCTACAGCAATAATTAGGGCTTGGCTTTGGCTCAAACTCAGGATGGCACTACCTCCGCAGGCTGTGGCGGGGATGATTACGGCGTCTATTTGATTTGCCCAGATGTCTGTGGGGGAAGGGGCAGGGGG from Leptolyngbyaceae cyanobacterium harbors:
- a CDS encoding DUF3326 domain-containing protein, with protein sequence PPAPSPTDIWANQIDAVIIPATACGGSAILSLSQSQALIIAVEENKTQMQVTPEKVGMKVLQVNSYLEALGVLVAHRAGINPSALSPALAPIRSLCENW